The proteins below are encoded in one region of Colletotrichum lupini chromosome 5, complete sequence:
- a CDS encoding alcohol dehydrogenase, which produces MSVKSNDEVFRPAFPAIPAMERPPTSIFTIRCKIVEEHLEKLEASLQDHHAGTWMGMPAHTPYDALIPILQDIRKTAADCIVTLGGGSLADGAKMLTYALANGIESVEDLVRLEASYLKPDLGAIARGEGASLGNAPTIPLVFIPTTLSGAEYSKFAGCTNPANHMKVQFTHPGMFAKLVILDPELCRSTPDWVWRSTGVRAIDHCVENICSSRPKPESDEACLEGLGLLTKSLLRHVKEPNDMAAQLDGQLGCNKAMTGLAVHVPCGASHGIGHNLGPLGVGHGQTSCILLPSVMKYNASVNSQRQTIIVDKLWSEPEVAQVLNKHGLAQGEVDAGDMLRAIFDELNMPKSLESVGVSRKQWEILARNSLADGFCHANAIPLLHAQQVKDILEMCSDAAAQ; this is translated from the coding sequence TCTCGAAAAGCTGGAAGCTTCTCTTCAGGATCATCATGCAGGGACATGGATGGGAATGCCAGCACACACGCCATACGATGCCTTGATCCCAATCTTACAAGATATCAGGAAGACGGCAGCCGATTGTATCGTCACCCTCGGTGGTGGCAGCTTAGCCGATGGGGCCAAAATGCTTACCTATGCCTTAGCTAATGGCATTGAAAGCGTGGAGGATCTCGTTCGCCTCGAAGCCTCTTATTTGAAACCCGACCTTGGAGCCATTGCTCGAGGTGAGGGTGCCTCTTTGGGGAACGCGCCGACGATCCCACTGGTCTTCATACCAACGACGTTGTCAGGCGCAGAATACTCCAAGTTTGCCGGCTGCACGAATCCCGCGAACCATATGAAAGTCCAATTTACTCATCCTGGTATGTTTGCCAAACTTGTCATTCTAGACCCAGAGCTGTGCCGTTCGACGCCTGACTGGGTCTGGCGCAGCACTGGAGTCAGGGCCATCGACCACTGCGTTGAGAACATATGCTCCTCCCGTCCAAAACCCGAGTCGGATGAGGCATGCTTGGAGGGGCTTGGTCTATTGACAAAGTCGCTGCTTCGACATGTCAAGGAGCCGAATGACATGGCCGCACAGCTTGATGGTCAACTGGGCTGCAACAAAGCGATGACGGGTCTGGCGGTGCATGTACCATGTGGCGCTTCACATGGTATCGGCCATAACCTTGGGCCACTGGGTGTTGGTCACGGCCAGACGTCCTGTATTCTTCTTCCATCGGTCATGAAGTACAACGCATCGGTCAATTCGCAGCGCCAAACAATCATAGTGGATAAGCTGTGGTCGGAGCCCGAAGTCGCTCAAGTATTGAACAAGCACGGGCTGGCTCAGGGCGAAGTCGACGCAGGCGATATGCTCCGGGCCATCTTTGACGAGCTCAATATGCCTAAGAGTCTCGAGTCGGTAGGAGTGAGCAGGAAACAGTGGGAGATCTTGGCGCGCAACAGTCTCGCTGATGGTTTCTGCCATGCCAATGCAATTCCACTTCTTCATGCCCAGCAGGTCAAGGATATCCTCGAGATGTGCTCGGACGCAGCGGCGCAATGA
- a CDS encoding sugar transporter: MGIKSVTQHFNKRLFASVFLIAVSQFNYGFDNQAFTSTQAMDAFERQFGEYDDATRQWKIPTYFLSLLNSLNYIGFAAGLVIGSLTSARFGRRTTMIVMSVYALISATVVVTSTTKEQILVGRILNYVYVGFELAVVPVYQSEIVPAPVRGMVVGTYQLSIGLGGLVINSICRGTSSFQDSRAYRIPFGLFYVIPSIVLALIWFIPESPRWLLLRDRVEEARKAHHLLREGTMSENDISNEFAKIQQSLLDEPEQGRTKELFQGVNRKRTAIAVGMSFFQQATGQAFASQYGAVWVKSLGTLNPFDVTLGSSALTTGLIITCLFLTDRVGRRKILLVGAAVQTVALYTMAGLGVPRPVPNANKSGMVGMLLLFGAGFGLGWGPLTYVVVTEVPALRLRDRSQRVSSLVNIFMNFLVNFTLPYLLNARYAALQSKVGFIFGSIAVCSALFVFFCVPECKGRSLEEIDRMFHDGVPVRHFGDYPRSEVQINAAKVVDEEDAGDRQHAPEEVK, from the exons ATGGGTATCAAATCGGTGACACAGCACTTCAACAAGAGGCTCTTTGCCTCCGTGTTCCTCATTGCCGTGTCGCAGTTCAACTATGGCTTCGACAATCAGGCCTTCACCTCGACACAGGCCATGGACGCCTTTGAAAGGCAGTTTGGCGAGTACGACGACGCGACAAGGCAGTGGAAGATTCCGACATACTTCTTGTCGTTGCTGAATAGTCTGAATTACATTGGCTTTGCTGCCG GCCTTGTGATTGGAAGTCTGACTAGTGCACGCTTCGGTCGTCGCACGACTATGATCGTTATGAGCGTATACGCCCTGATTAGTGCCACGGTCGTGGTCACATCCACGACGAAGGAACAAATTCTTGTAGGCAGAATCCTGAACT ATGTCTACGTTGGATTCGAACTGGCTGTGGTTCCCGTATATCAGTCAGAAATCGTCCCCGCTCCAGTTCGAGGAATGGTCGTTGGAACATACCAACTCTCCATTGGC CTTGGTGGCCTTGTCATCAACTCCATCTGCCGAGGAACATCGAGCTTCCAAGACAGTCGAGCCTATAGAATCCCCTTCGGCCTCTTCTACGTTATCCCATCAATTGTACTAGCTTTAATCTGGTTCATTCCAGAG TCTCCCCGCTGGCTCCTCCTCCGAGACCGCGTCGAAGAAGCCAGAAAAGCCCACCACCTCCTCCGCGAAGGAACCATGTCCGAGAACGACATCTCCAACGAGTTCGCAAAGATCCAACAATCCCTCCTTGATGAACCCGAGCAAGGCCGTACAAAGGAGCTCTTCCAGGGCGTGAACCGCAAACGCACCGCCATCGCCGTCGGCATGTCCTTCTTCCAGCAGGCAACGGGCCAGGCGTTCGCATCGCAGTACGGTGCCGTCTGGGTAAAGTCGCTTGGCACTTTAAACCCGTTCGATGTCACGCTGGGGTCGTCGGCGCTGACGACGGGGTTGATTATTACGTGTTTGTTCTTGACGGATCGGGTTGGGCGACG CAAAATTCTACTTGTTGGTGCTGCGGTTCAGACAGTTGCACTATACACGATGGCCGGCCTCGGCGTACCAAGGCCTGTACCCAACGCCAATAAGTCAGGCATGGTCGGCATGCTCCTTCTAT TCGGCGCCGGCTTCGGTCTAGGATGGGGTCCCCTAACCTACGTAGTGGTAACCGAAGTCCCAGCACTCCGCCTCCGCGACCGTTCTCAGCGCGTCTCCTCTCTCGTCAACATCTTCATGAACTTCCTCGTTAACTTCACCCTGCCCTATCTCCTCAACGCACGCTACGCCGCGCTACAGAGCAAAGTCGGCTTCATCTTTGGCAGCATCGCCGTCTGTTCGGCGTTGTTTGTCTTTTTCTGTGTACCAGAGTGTAAGGGGAGGAGTCTGGAGGAGATTGATCGCATGTTTCACGACGGCGTGCCGGTGAGGCACTTTGGAGATTATCCGAGATCCGAGGTACAGATCAACGCGGCCAAGGTCGTTGATGAGGAGGATGCTGGTGATAGGCAGCATGCACCAGAGGAAGTCAAGTGA